In the Neodiprion virginianus isolate iyNeoVirg1 chromosome 2, iyNeoVirg1.1, whole genome shotgun sequence genome, GCATGCttaatgttattattacttaCAACATGAAAAACATGTAGAAAATTcccaaaaaaaatgaaaccagTCTACGCGGCCAGGGTTCAGTCTGGAGCACAGATCCATCTGAGaattggtataaaattttttacgttatatttgggttttttacattttaatatttattttcgataaTTGTCAATATATCGTTTACCTTGAGAAACGTAAGCCATGTCGCACTCTTGGAGGTTCGCGAACACTTGTCAGTTATCACTTTCTCAGCGACGTCTTTCCGTCACTTGCTGTCATTTGCCACTATTGGTGACCTCTCGTATGTAGAAATAATGGGATGATGCCACGCGGGAGTTACTCCATGGTTTACTCGATGCATGTAGTAAAATCACTAGCAAAACGGATCCGTCATGTTTGGTATCCACAGCGTCTCGCTGGTGACTGCGAGTTAAGGCTTTAAAAAgtcataaaattcaaattcaaatttgattgaaacgtgaaataaataatcggcGTACTCCAACAAAGGTAACACTATTATTTGTGAATTCAACTTTACAATGAGGTAAACTACAATGccttattcatttattttttttaaatcagagTTTCAGCTCTTGAAAGTTTTGGCTCACGGCCATCTAACATTGAGAATAAGTAGCCGTAAAATATTAAATCTAATTAATCAATTTGTCCATAAATGTCTACGTAGACTTCACCAGTAATCATACACTTCAAGGGTCCTGGCATCCACTCTATCCCATACTCTTCGGGTCCTGGATAATCGATGTATCTCAAGAAGGCTGTGGTTCCGAATCTCTCCGCAGTTGCTCTTGTTTTGTATGTGAATGCTAAATGTTGACATTCAACATGGCGGCATGTCGTCAGTGCTGTGCTGTGTCGTGGTgagttttgtaaaaaaatttaagattaTGTGTCTTCGTTACTTTAAATCTGGTTTacaatgttttattttacaacttttagTACTCTTCAGTAACGCTGCGGCGAGTCTCAATACAAATCAAGTAATATGATATACCAATTAACGGAATGTAGTtagaaaaaatctaaatacTCCACAATGAAGCACACACAACACATACATCGGTACAATATTTTGTGAAACTTTCGACTATAAATCAACATACGCGTATCTAAATTGGATTGTTCTGACTGACTAACTGCCGTTCCATCATGGACATTTTACTAACGTACTTTCGTGTGAGGTCAATCATACACCGTTTCTGTGGCCAGGTTGACACTGCTTGCTCCAATTTCTTATACAGCTACTAAAACTAATACAGTTACTATAGCGTTTTGTGCTTGATAAGCACGTTGCAGTTTATCAAATGAGTCAAATGATCTGCATGTCCAATAAGTACTCCAAAAGTAACGTATCCTATttacttacatttttttctaatcactACCAGTTCACGTCAGTTGCGTAGCCCGCATATCCATTACCAAATAACTCGCAAACATTGCATTCACGACAAGCTCTTGTAATCTACCAAATATTTCGCAATGTTGTTGCTACTATTTCATTGGCTCGAATGtataacaaattaaataatttctgATAATGAGTAATGTTTGGTAATATAGATTGAGTCATTTTACATTTGACAGAAAGAGAATTGGTGAAACAATACACTTTTCACAGTTGTTAAATAAATGTATCATCTGCTTCAAAGATAATACCATCTGTCACTGATGTTGTCTAAGATTCAAACGATGACGATGCTCATACTGTTCTAAGTAGCACAGTATGCCAACCTACATTCGCTTTCAATCTATTGAGAGTTCCTTCAATACTTTATTTCAAGTTGAATTCAAGAGCAAATTGCATTTCCAGGTTCTTTTTTATATTACTTGTGTTTAAAATGTCATTGGAGCAAGCAAAATAGGCTAAGTTGAATATTTGCATTCACTTATATATATGTGAAATTTCGATGCAAACCTGTTTGAAGTGGTCTTTGATGGCGCTCATGTATCAAGACATCTCGGCAAagattgaattaaatttacaaaaacttAGAACACTTCATGCAACTCATATTAGACGATGACCATTCCCATTGCTTAATCAGTCACTTAAGTACGTTTGTTTACCTAGATTCGAAATTCAGGTTACTACTGGTATAATTTGTAAGATTCACTCATCATATTCGTCGAcgataatgtaaattattgcCAAAAAATCAGAGATTTCTGTTCACGAAAATCTGGAAATTTAAGTTTTTATCTTCAAATGTTTGCCATATCGAATGAGTAAAGATATTTCACGTTTAAGATCCAGTCGATATAATAAGCTGATAGAACTTACTTATTTCCTATAAATGTTGTCTAATTAACCTGCAATTACTGAACACAAAAAAATCTCAGTTTTTTGATTACTCTTGATTAACTCTGTTTTTTGTCAgcaatgtttaaaattttaatgaacGGGCAAAATTATTCCTTAAAATTTTGGCAACAAGAATCATAAATTAATGTTTTTCAGCCCCTCCTCTACACAAATTTACCATATCAAATTGTAACAATCAATCACTTTTTGGCAACAATATCTCTTTATTATGTGTAGAAAAGGAATAGCGTATAACCGACTCTCTCGATAGTGCCTCTCGCAATAGGGCCACTTCCCTCAGCAGGATTTCCCACTATTCCAGTTGAACATAGCGTAGCCACAGTTTTGCCAGATACTCTCGCAATACGGCCGgcaataaaagtaaattgttGGAAGAAAACAGCATAGCCCTTACAGATTTTTGATGGCCCTATTGCGAGAGGCTCAGTTCAAAGCGATATAAATCTACCTCAAGTTCTTTAGTGGAGGTATGCAAATTCTTAGAAATATCATACCCTACACCCCCATAACCGACGCTGTacttagaaaattgaaaaacttcaaGCACTGAGTTACTagaaatattagaaaattgtGTAACAGAAAAGCAGGGGCAACCCTGTAATCCCATTTCTGGAAAGTTAGACAAACAATAATTGATGAAGTTTGTAAAGTCAACATAATGAAACATTATTCTCTCtaaatcatttttttgcaACCTCAGAATTACTTTTAAGAGGCTgagtttgcaaaatatgagtTTAGCTTGCTTTATTAcaatttactgaatttcaggcAATACTAAGATTTCAAAACTGTTTTTCGATTTACTGTTTTATTTCTGActtttatccaatttttcgTGCTCAGATTCATCATAGGCATGGTCCATTATAAAAACGTTTAATTCAGTGTACGTAAACGTTAATTTTATCTACTCGTGTTCTAAAGATTTGCATAAATTCTTTTCACCATGTCAATTACAGAACAGCTCAAATCACATCACTCTGTGTAACTAGCAATACGTTGTAATTTGAGCACATTTATTCAGAACCACTCATTTTTTTAAGTCAGTCTGAAATACTCAAAATACTTCTAAATTTTGATTATGCATCAAGTActgttttttctattttatcaGCAACGTGAATCATATGACAATTTTCAACACTGTATTATctaaacataaatttttgacttTATGCACAAATCCCACATGCACATGATTTTGACAGACACTACGtgtgaattattataccgtGTGTCGCATATGCTAAAATGGTAGGAATTCAGTGTTCCATCAaaacagacaaaaaattttacccaaCATGAGAACTGACACTGTCAACAAGCTAAAACAGTACACACATTTCTACATTAATGCTTTCTGAAAACATATCGCCGCTAATCATCGTGTTTTCCGTTCATTCAGttcatttctattttctgATCTAGATTATTGCGCTTGAATTTCCAGAGATATCCTACCTATAGTGGCGTGTTTTAAGACGATGATGAAGCattaaagcaaaaaaaatcgttaGTTTTAAGAATATTGGTGAACTTTTGTTttgttaggaaaaaaaaaaacaattccagcaattccaaaatttattttaatgattttgCTAAAAGAAAAACTATCACAGCGAATGAAAACTGTTATAAACAAACTCCTCTTGgtctaaaaatatttgaaaataacaatacTCCAGTTCAATATCTACTTCAACTACTATCCAAAGTATCTTTGATGTAGTATTCTTAAGATTAGATAATATTGGTGTAGTTGATTCATGattgtattctttttttttgttccagatTGTGTAATTGTTAGTTTaggatatttttgaaatcaacGCTCACTGTAAATTCCACATTTAAAAGCTGAAGAAGAAAACGATACTCTAGAATTATTGGAACGACACAACCACACTCAGCACGCATTGAAGACATCTGAGGATTTTCAAGCCAACATTTATCCTTTAAATCTCCAATGTTTTTGATTTATTCCTTTTATAAAGGATGACTGATGTTTAAGAAAAACACAGTTATTCTCGAACAAGCTAAATTTAGTAATTATCAAACAGTTGTTATGATATTATTAATGCAAAGATTCGTGGAAAGTATTGTTCGTATGATATGAtgtgttaaaatattttgtacacaTATTAATCATTCGAAATACTCATGCTAACCGTATTGTTCGTTTGTAAACTGTGTATGCAACCCGCTTAATGAAAAGGAGCTAGGTACTCTGCGTAGTGGTGACCCTGCGATTGTGATTGCTGCCTTGGCTGGGATTGTGCTAATTTGATCTGTTAATGGGACAAAAGAATTATCCACAATTTGAGAGTGCCAAGTTTGCTAAGAATAAGAACAGCCGTGGTAGTTCTCGTTAAACAATCTACCACAATTAACAAGATACCCGTGTCACCTTCCTCCCTAGTTGCCGGTCACAAGAGAATCTGCATTTCAGCAGCGTTTccaaacaaaaggaaaaaaaaaaaaaaaaaacgccttTCTCCCTCTTTGTTAAGTTCTTGTAACGTTGTAATAGTAAACAAATATATAAGGTACCAAGAACCATTCTGTGATATCTATGTTAACacttaaataattgaaaagacTAAAAGTTctaaatataagtatatatattgCAAAGGAGCAGAAGCGAAgacaaaaaacacaatttaaaaagaaaaaaaaaaacgacaaaaaaaataaataaaataaaaacgaaaacaaaaaaattcaaaagaagattaaaaaaaattaaataaaataattcaaagtcaaataataaattacctATAATCGATTGACGgagatatttaaaattaacgtaagaagagaacaaaaaaaaaacataaaaacgttgaaaatttcaaataatgtcCAATAATCCTCAGTGGAAAACGTTCCAGCCGCCAATAATGAACTCCGACCCAGCAATACTTGACTACAAATCCATGACCATCCCAAGTCCTAAGGTTGTAGGAGCGCCACACCAATCAGGCGGCGGATACCGCAATGGTACCGGTTACAGCGGAGATCACTTCATGGGTTCACCTCCTAGctgtggaaaaaattcgtcaagtTATGTAAATTACCCTAGTTCGCAGACATCACCACGTAACGGCACAACTAGATTTCCAATTGGCACGTTCACTGGTATGGAAGGAGGTATTGGTTACACAGGAGAACCTGCGACCAATAATTCGTCTTACCAAGATCAGTCCAACAACCAAGGCACCCGTGAGACTggaataatcgaaaaattattggtGAGTCATCATGATCAGCCTCGTCGTACTGTTACGAATGTATTACGGTGTCCGATTTAGTAAAGCTTGAAACTgttgtgaaattatttgatgCTTGCCTTCAGTGTAGTTTATCTCATACATCAGCTTTTCTTCCATTGGTGTGATAATTGCATTGGTCCTTGCTGAGTACGCATGTATCAAACACATATTTTAAACACGAAGGTATCAAAACCGAAAAATGGCCTGTCGAAAGTTCAGAAAGTGACTAAAATTATACAACTTGAATTCGACTAAAACAACGTTTTCTTAACatggaaacaatttttaagcTATTTTATCATTgctttattaaaaaatacattcacattattcaatattcaatattattgaTAGTTGCAGTATCCATTTCTCATGGAAATAAGTGCAGATTCatcgaaattttacaaacaatACGATTGTTGTACTAAAAACATTGTCTAAGGTTATGATCTTTTCATAGTTATTCATGAGTGAAATGTGATTTCaccatttctttttcaattaatttttccactGGGTCGAAAATCTGATACATCCTTAAGAGAATGTGTCTAAACGCTGGTAGAACTGGTGTAATTTTGACATTAGTTGAAACATCATCTAACTTCATTTTACTATATACTAATTAACTTATGTtaactttgttttttccatGTGATGCACAGCATTCTTACGGATTTATACAGTGCTGTGAGCGGCAAGCCAGactgttttttcattttagcCAATTCAGTGGTAATATAGAGCATCTGAAAATTGGAGATCCagttgaatttgaaatgaCATATGATCGACGAACAGGAAAACCTATTGCTAGCACCGTGAGCAAGATTGCTCCGGAAGTGGTAAATAACACAATTATTAGCATGAGTCACTTTAAAACCTACTGTAGCAGTTTGCTTCAAGTCTGTTCAATTGTTCcaataaagaatattttgaatgcATTTTTATAATCTTCAATTGCTGTTGATGACTTGTGTGCGTGGTTTTGCTAATCTGTTGTAGGGAGAAATGGCTACGGaggtagattgaaattatgataACTTCTAGAAACCAAATTTACAAGTATGGTCAAAgctacgaaaaattttcttttatgaAGATACAATTTCAATCAGCTCTTTTGTGGCAACTCATTTCTGCAATAGGATAACATACTCACGCACGTTAATTTCCAAAAGTAAATGAAGATAATGGAATGATGTTTAAAATGTGCCTGGACTGAGAGCGAACcaaaactaacaataagtttcaCAGATATAACATACAGGCTTACAGTACAAGCTCAAATCTCAATAGAATAAGTAACGTAAATTCTAAAAGTCCTCTCAATCCTTGAGGTAGATTCACATCGAGTTGTCACTGTTTGTGAAGAAATAGACTGAGTGATAACGCAATATAGTATCAAACAATTTGACATGAAATgaattgatgaatattttaaaatgCCGAAAAAAATCATGTATTGCAGGTACTGAGTGAAGAGAGGGTTACTGGCAATGTAACAACAGAGCTACACAGTAGTGGCGATTCACAAGGACGAATTAGCTATGAAAATCGTGGCGAGTGTTTCTTCCTGCCTTATACCAAAGATGATGTAGAAGGAAACGTCACTCTGCGTGCGGGTGACAAAGTGTCTTTTCAAATTGCTACTAATCAACGGTTAGTGTTGGTTGTGATTTTATGTACACCGTTTACTGACTTACAGATGTTTATAAACTTGCAGTTATTTTCACAATCAATTTTCACAGaatctaaaataaaatataaagttGCGTGGTGGTCGTGAAGTAATTTTTCGTTCTTAGAATTGTGAAATCTCAAATGCTTAATGGTCATAAAAAGTGCGAGCTTCTTAACAgatctttaaaattttttgtgaattcTTGACTGTTGGGTTTGTTTCTCATTTAAGAAAGGTATCTACCTCCGCCCTTGCGAGAAGATGGGGAACTGCTTTCAGAGTTTCAAGACTCAGAAACTAACACCTTAAGTTctgtttgatttttattgtttttattgccTTCTTTAGTATTTAATCTATAGTTTGAATAGTTCTTTGTCAACTTCAACTTATAGAATTCACTTTGAACCTAATCTAAATTATAATACCATTTTAATGATTCAATTTAATCACAAACAATAATAGCTACCTAAGTGCACTAACAATTTACCTGTAATGGTATTAAGTACGAGagtttttacatatttcagAGGTAACTTGGGTGCTTGTCATGTCAGACTTGAAAATCCAGCCCATCCTGTCCGTTACCGCGGAGTAGTTTGTTCAATGAAAGAAAGTTTTGGCTTCATTGAACGAGCCGACGTTGTCAAAGAGATTTTCTTCCACTTTAGTGAGGCCAAATCAATGAAAGATGAGTTAAGGCTGGGAGATGATGTAGAATTCATCATACAAACGCGAAATGTAAGTTCATTTATTACAACTAAATTCaagctgaaaaataaatcagtaCATATGGTGTCACTTAATATGAAAGATGCAGAattaatgagaaaatattctttatcaATTTTGACATAACAAAGTTTTAAGCAGTGTGGTGGTTGCGCGACCCCCGCCAGTACattttaactgaaaaaattaagttttctGTAATGGATTGAACATGTTTCTAAAAAATTGAGTACAACTGGCTGTTCATTTATGGTAAAAATGTATCAAGTGAATTTAAGCTGAGGACTGCAGAGCTTATATTCTCTTCATTTGTTACAATGATGAATATAATGCTaatgtatgtaaatatttattgagaTGGCAGAGGTTTACAAAATCCCCTTGCAAGAGGTTACTCGTGAAAATAATGTTACATCTCTTTAATGTAGGAAAGTCTAGTTAGGGCATGTACCTTGTGGTTCACACAGCATTAGATAGTTCTACCGAAATAACCATACTCTTTCAGCGATTCGAACATTGTCCATGAAGCAGTTTAGTGAACTATTCAACTtgtcaataacaataaaaccGCATTTTGCATTTACTAAAACTCCCAAGTTTCACGATCAGAAATTTAGAGTTCAATCAGTCGTAAATGgagaattttgtaattttatcaaaaagtgTATTTGTGTccttatcaatttttttaggGCAAAGAAGTCGCATGCAATATTACTAAATTACCACCAGGATCTATTGTCTTTGAAGAAGTTGGTAATGAAGTTGTAAAAGGACAAGTATTGAAACCTTTGGAGCGAGGTACAGCTGCACGTCATCAAAACGATCCATTGCCTGGTCGAATCAGATATAGAGCACCGGACCATTCTGAAGTCGAAGTGCCATTCGGGGATAAGGATCAGAAGGGCGATTTTACATTGAGGTGAAATGTGATATATGAAATGATAAGCAAATAATCTTGAGGTTTATTCTTATGTAGATTGAGTATTGAAATTGTCgttttcttaaaaataatctaattttctttttagGCATGGTGATTGGGTTCAGTTTCGCATTGCAACTGATACTAGAGACCAACTGAAAAGAGCCACAGAAATCTCTTTACTCCCTGAATCTTTTTCTGTGTCAGGAGAACGCCGTGAGCAAGGCATCATTGCTGCACTAAAAGAGGGTTTTGGATTTATACGTTGCGTTGACCGAGACGCAAAACTTTTCTTCCATTTCAATGAAGTTCTGGATGTAGATAGAGAAATCAGTGTGAATGATGAAGTCGAATTCACAGTTATAcaagtataaattttatatttataaattctgTCTAACCGACCGACATATCTAAAAGAATAAAAGGCTGCCAAGTTTTCATTTAAACCTAAAGTATACAATTGGTGAGAGATTAACAGTAACGTCTAataactttaattttttagaatatttacGAAAGAGATATGATATCTGTTTTCTCTGATTAACATTTGCTGCTGTACAGAGACTTGACATTGGCagactttttttctttacaagtCACAGATATGATGAATTTAAACATTCACACGTTGTTAGACTTATAGAGAACTTATACagaatatttacttttttttttaatgtacgGATTACAATTGAATCTATATTCAATAGTAAATGCTGAAAGTTTCAgtatacattttcaaaaattcacaaagaaaTTTGAGAAGTTCAACACGTAAGAGATATCGTTAACTGTGCGTCTCAGTGTTGACCTAACTTGTTGGCATACGTTGATCATCAATGATTCtctcatattttcaattttgatcattttcaaaGCTGGACTAACCATAAATACAGTTCGGGATTATTCCACAAAAAACTCCAATAAATTTGCAGACATTTTGATATCAACCTGATGGAGCCAGGAATTTTAACTTTAttgatatataaattttgatgtttCTTATTTAGGATCCCTCATCATCATTCTCCAATTCTCGACAAAGCGCAATTAGATTGACACATCTGCCATCAGGTAGTGTTCAATTTGAAAGTGTTATAGAAACAACTGTACCAGGTAGTATAGTTCAGGATATTAATGGCATTGAACCTGGCCTTATTGGTTATTTAAAAGATGGCCAACAAAAGAATATCATCTTTTTCACAAAAGACTGTGACCCAAAAAGTATTCCAAGGCTTGGTGACAAGGTCAGAAAATTTCGTTAACTTGATACCTttacttttataaaaaaaattatgtttttcttcaattgtCCTATGTGTGGTTCTGTTTCTCTAATTTCGTTCTGATACGTCGTCAATCCCagtcaataaatttattcattttaaattttcttgaaaattttcgaaccgTGAGtactttaaaattgaaattatccCAGAAAATTTCTATTCCAGGTCACATTCAACATTTGCCAAGTGAAGCGAAATAAAGAACTTGTCGCCGTAGACATATCATTAACCAATTCGAACGAAAAAACTCAGAATGGAAATAAGAAATCAAATGGCTCAATCATCCAAGGCTTTATTGCTGCCCTCAAGGATGGATTTGGCTTCATTGAGACTGTGAATCACGAaagggaaatattttttcacttcaggtaaaacaaattaaaatgaCATACTTTGCCAATGGCTTGCAAAATTATATACACTTTGAAGtgctgattatattttttgtatggCTTGTATTTATCTAGCAAAAACacaatattaaatttcatttacgaAATTCGCGTGCAGTGTTGAgatattttctttccaataTATTGTAGACACgatcataaattttattatagaTGTCAGACGACGTAAGTAGGTAGAAATTGCATTTCTTTCCTATATCCAACATAGTGAAAACGCTAGTAgagaatatatatgtatacatgtgttCCATTTTTCTAGAtttagacttttttttcttttttccaaaagTCAGTAATGAAAgttcaaaatattaattttgacaACTCTGCCAAAGTAtttctaataaatatttcactcaaatgtcgaaaaaaaaaggaaaaaagaataaaaaattgaaatgactTATTGTTTGAACTGAAATAGCTCCCGTATGTTTTAATTTGATGTTGAGATGAGCATTATCAATCTTCAGCCTATCGAGTGGTTCCTAAGTCGTTGTCCCTTTGCACTTAGATATATTTAAAACTGAATATATGTTAAGATTGCGAGTATCGGTTAAATTTACTGAACAGATCTGATGTCCAGGAAATATAAATTTAGCTCTCTACAATTACCAATTCGTTTGATGGTATAGAATTGGTTTATTATAGAACACTGTCATTTTCTTTGTGCCCTTACCTTCTACTGTCTATATAAAACTCGTCACGCTGTTCTCACAATGGTTCCCAATATTTACCTATGTACCATTACCATACCAACAGCTTTAGTGCTAAATCAGACAAtaggagaatttttttttagattataTACTAAACTTATCGTAAATATTATCAAATCTTATCATCGAAGTAAAATCTTGAATTTATGTCCAGTAATTTTGACGGTGAAGCTAACACTTTGGAGTTGGGAGCTGACGTTGAGTGTACTATTGGCACTGGAAACGGCCGAGGTACAGGTGGTTGTGCAGCTGCAGAATTTGTACGATTAGTACCTCGCGGAACAATCCCTAGGCCTGTATGTACTGGGGAAGTACTAGATGGTACAGTTGTACGACCTCTGAGAAGCGCTAATCCTGACCAAGTTGAATATGCTGGACTAATCAAAATAAATCCTACTACTGAAGACGAAGAGACACCAGAATATGAATTTGGAATCATGGGTCTTGTGAATAAACGTGAACTGTTACAGTCCGGTGATCCAGTTCAATTACAGGTAGATGCAGCAGGGCATGCTTGTAATATTGTAGCTGTACGCAAAAAACGAAGAGCAACAGTTGATGCAGTTAAAGGTCCATTTGGATTTCTTGCATACGAAGTtgatgagggaaaaaaattatttttccacatGAGCGAAGTTAGGGATCACGCTACTCTTCAACCTGGTGACCAGGTTGAATTTGTTTTGGTAACAAATCAGCGTACAGGAAAATCATCGGCATGCAACGTGACCCGTTTAAGGTAATTAAATATGAcaacaaaaatttcttaaataaCACAAATAATGTAGTTTTCCGTATATTTCATTGGTAGATTGCAGTTTTCTAAATCTGagattacag is a window encoding:
- the LOC124299376 gene encoding cold shock domain-containing protein E1 encodes the protein MSNNPQWKTFQPPIMNSDPAILDYKSMTIPSPKVVGAPHQSGGGYRNGTGYSGDHFMGSPPSCGKNSSSYVNYPSSQTSPRNGTTRFPIGTFTGMEGGIGYTGEPATNNSSYQDQSNNQGTRETGIIEKLLHSYGFIQCCERQARLFFHFSQFSGNIEHLKIGDPVEFEMTYDRRTGKPIASTVSKIAPEVVLSEERVTGNVTTELHSSGDSQGRISYENRGECFFLPYTKDDVEGNVTLRAGDKVSFQIATNQRGNLGACHVRLENPAHPVRYRGVVCSMKESFGFIERADVVKEIFFHFSEAKSMKDELRLGDDVEFIIQTRNGKEVACNITKLPPGSIVFEEVGNEVVKGQVLKPLERGTAARHQNDPLPGRIRYRAPDHSEVEVPFGDKDQKGDFTLRHGDWVQFRIATDTRDQLKRATEISLLPESFSVSGERREQGIIAALKEGFGFIRCVDRDAKLFFHFNEVLDVDREISVNDEVEFTVIQDPSSSFSNSRQSAIRLTHLPSGSVQFESVIETTVPGSIVQDINGIEPGLIGYLKDGQQKNIIFFTKDCDPKSIPRLGDKVTFNICQVKRNKELVAVDISLTNSNEKTQNGNKKSNGSIIQGFIAALKDGFGFIETVNHEREIFFHFSNFDGEANTLELGADVECTIGTGNGRGTGGCAAAEFVRLVPRGTIPRPVCTGEVLDGTVVRPLRSANPDQVEYAGLIKINPTTEDEETPEYEFGIMGLVNKRELLQSGDPVQLQVDAAGHACNIVAVRKKRRATVDAVKGPFGFLAYEVDEGKKLFFHMSEVRDHATLQPGDQVEFVLVTNQRTGKSSACNVTRLSDVVQQRPERLISRLRTISLEDTGPKLTVVRQPRGPDGTRGFGQERPPHIPGAIQE